The genome window CGTGTAGTGTGTTGTTTTTTAGTTGGCTTCGTCATGATTACATCTTCGTTGCATTACTTCGCAGACGTGCGATTCGATCTTCTAGTGGCGGATGGGTGCTAAATAACTTTGAGAAAAAACCAGGACGCAGCGGATTATTCATAAACAAGTTCGCTGTTGAGGTGCTCTGCTTGCGCATTGGCCGACCATAACTCTGCAACTTCTCCAACGCCATCGCCAGCCCCTCCGAGTCACGAGTCAATAATGCACCCGAGGCGTCCGCGAGATACTCGCGCTGGCGGCTGACTGCCAGTTGCGTAATCGTTGCTAAAATCGGCGCCAAGATTACCACTATAATACCCACGACGTAGACAACCGGACTGGTATCCCCGTCATCATCATCGCCATAAATCATCATCCGGAGTGCGATATCAGCAAGCAACCCAATGGCACTCACCAACCCAAAGGCAATCATACTAACGCGAATATCGTAGTTGCGCACATGACTCATCTCGTGCGCCATCACCGCCTCGAGCTCGCGCTTGTCCATAATTTCCAACAGCCCAGTAGTCGCACCGACGATAGCGTGCTTTGGATCGCGGCCCGTCGCAAACGCGTTTGGCGCTGGATCGTCAATAATGTAGACCTTTGGCATCGGCATGCCGGAAGCAATCGCGAGGTTTTCTACTACCCGCCACAGCTCCGGCGCATCCTTCTTTTCAATCTGCTGCGCACCGCTCATCGCCATGGCCAATTTACCAGCGATATAATATTGTAACCACGCATAAAGCAGCGCACAACCGACAATGATCAACGACAATGAATAGTTCCGTAGATACATACCGACCAGTACACCGATTACGCTGATAATCGCCACAAACACTGCCATGATCAGTACGGTGTTTCGCTTATTATGAGAAATTGCACTATACATGTAGTTATTATACCAAAAACCGCCCGCCGAAAATAGGCGAGCGGCTTAGTTCAGGCAAAGATTATCCTGCCTTAGAATTTCACCTCGACTGGATTCTCAACACTTGCTCGATCAGCAACCTCAAAGAACTCCTTGGCCTGGAAGCCGAACATGCCGGCAACCATGTTAGCTGGGAACCTTTGAATCCTTGTGTTCAGATCACGAACACCGCCATTATAAAAGCGACGCGATGCCTGGATCTTATCCTCCGTATCAACCAGCTCTTGCTGTAGCTGCATGAAGTTTTGGTTAGCCTTTAAGTCTGGATAAGCCTCGGCTACCGCGAACAGGCTCTTCAACGCACCTTCGAGCATGTTCTCTGCTTCGGCAGTATCCTTCACACCTTTAGCGTCCATAATGGCTGAACGAGCTTCAGTAACCTTTTCAAATACTTCTTTCTCGTGCGTGGCGTAGCCCTTGACTGAGTTAACCAGGTTTGGAATCAAGTCAGTCCGGCGTTTGAGCTGGACAGTGATATCACTCCATGCTTCCTCGACGCGATTACGCAGCATCACCAGTCCGTTGTACGTACCGATCAAAAACGCCACGATCAGAACGATAACGACACCAACGATAATTAAGGTTATTATTACTGCATCCATGTTCTATTCTCCTTATGGTTAGTACCTTATACACATAATTATACCATACACACGAGTCGTATAGTGGCAAAATCATGCCAACTCATTGTTGACACGCAGCTCATCATAGTCGTATACTTATTCATATAAATCATATTTATATGAAAGAAAGGAATTATATGACAAAACCAAAGAGTAGACATGCTTGGACAGTCAAGGTTGGCGAACGCGGGCAAATTGTGATACCCAAAGAGGCACGAGATATTTTTAATATCAAGCCTGGCGATACACTTATCATGCTCGGCGACAAGCAGCAAGGAATTGCTATTCCGACTAAGAATAAAGTCATTGATACAATC of Candidatus Nanosynbacter lyticus contains these proteins:
- a CDS encoding M48 family metalloprotease codes for the protein MYSAISHNKRNTVLIMAVFVAIISVIGVLVGMYLRNYSLSLIIVGCALLYAWLQYYIAGKLAMAMSGAQQIEKKDAPELWRVVENLAIASGMPMPKVYIIDDPAPNAFATGRDPKHAIVGATTGLLEIMDKRELEAVMAHEMSHVRNYDIRVSMIAFGLVSAIGLLADIALRMMIYGDDDDGDTSPVVYVVGIIVVILAPILATITQLAVSRQREYLADASGALLTRDSEGLAMALEKLQSYGRPMRKQSTSTANLFMNNPLRPGFFSKLFSTHPPLEDRIARLRSNATKM
- a CDS encoding LemA family protein, producing MDAVIITLIIVGVVIVLIVAFLIGTYNGLVMLRNRVEEAWSDITVQLKRRTDLIPNLVNSVKGYATHEKEVFEKVTEARSAIMDAKGVKDTAEAENMLEGALKSLFAVAEAYPDLKANQNFMQLQQELVDTEDKIQASRRFYNGGVRDLNTRIQRFPANMVAGMFGFQAKEFFEVADRASVENPVEVKF
- a CDS encoding AbrB/MazE/SpoVT family DNA-binding domain-containing protein; the protein is MTKPKSRHAWTVKVGERGQIVIPKEARDIFNIKPGDTLIMLGDKQQGIAIPTKNKVIDTITAVLNDTEIKS